The window GGCCGCGGCCCAGCAGAAGGCGCAGGTGCCGCAGGAAGTGGCGGACAAGTCGCTGGAGAAGGTCCAGAAGGCCGGCTGACCGGGGCGGCCCGCCGCCGGGCGGACACGGGCGGCCGGCCGGACGGCCGGCACCGGTCTACCAGGCGGCGGAGGCGGACTTCTCGTTCGGCAGCAGCACCCACAGTGCGATGTAGACCAGGAACTGCGGTCCGGGCAGCAGGCACGAGACCACGAATATGGCGCGCATCGCGTTCGCGGAAATTCCGAAACGCCGTGCCAGGCCGGTGCAGACTCCGCCGATCCAGCGGCCGTCACGGGGGCGGACCAGGGCGCTCATGAGGTTCTCCTTCGTCGGGATCGCTTTCTTGCGATGCCTCAATACTCCCGCTGGACCGCCGACAGAACGTCGGTCCAGCGGCCGAGCCCGACCCTGGAAATCTTCGGGGTATCCCCCTGATAAACGGTGTGTGAGCGCCTCAGCCGGGCCCGCAGCGCCGGTACGACGGCCACGTGCG is drawn from Streptomyces sp. NBC_01232 and contains these coding sequences:
- a CDS encoding PspC domain-containing protein; its protein translation is MSALVRPRDGRWIGGVCTGLARRFGISANAMRAIFVVSCLLPGPQFLVYIALWVLLPNEKSASAAW